The nucleotide window TATGAGCTTTCTGGATCTGGTCCAGGAAGGAAACCTGGGGCTTATAAAGGGCGTTGAAAAATTTGATTATACAAAAGGGTACAAGCTCAGTACCTATGCGACGTGGTGGATCCGGCAATCGGTGACAAGGGCGCTGGCAGATCAGGCCAGGACTATCCGTGTTCCGGTACATATGGTGGAAACCATCAACAAAATGTCGAAGATGCAGAGGAAGCTGACTCTTGAGCTGGGATATGAGCCCTCAGTGACCGAGCTGGCGGGCGCTCTGGATATGACGGAAGAGAAAGTCATGGAGATCATGCAGATTGCCAGAGAACCGGCCTCCTTGGAAACTCCCATCGGAGAAGAGGACGATTCCAATCTGGGGGATTTCGTTGCGGACAGCAATGCGGTCACACCAGAAGGAAATGTGGAATCTGTGATGCTCAGAGAACATATTGATACGCTTCTGGAGGATTTAAAGGAAAGGGAGCGCCAGGTCATCGTCCTGCGCTTCGGCTTGGAAGACGGGCATCCCCGTACTCTGGAGGAGGTTGGCAAGGAGTTCAATGTCACCAGGGAGCGCATCCGGCAGATAGAGGCGAAAGCCCTCAGGAAGCTGCGTAATCCTGTGAGGAGCAAGCGTATCAGAGATTTTCTGTAGAAGCAGGCAAAAGACCAAGCTGCCCGGAATGATCCGGGCAGCGTTTTGTTTCATTAGGAAAGTTTGAAATTCAGAAAGGAATGGATCATGAGAAACTATCAGAAGGAGCTTGACACACTCCTGGAGAGGATGAAGAAAGAGGCGCCGAGTCTGCTTCTGCACAGCTGCTGCGCGCCGTGCTCCAGCTATGTGCTGGAATATCTGTCCCGTTATTTCTCCATTACCGTTTTTTATTATAATCCCAATATCAGTCCGGAGGAGGAATACCGGAAGAGGGTGGAGGAGCAGAAGCGTCTGATCCGGGAGCTTTCAGAAAGAAGCGGCTCTTTTCCCATTGAGTTTGTGGAGGGGAGCTATGATCCGGATGCCTTTTACCAAATGGCCAAGGGGATGGAGCACGTCCCGGAGGGAGGCGAACGGTGCTTTGGCTGCTATGAACTCCGGCTCCGGCAGGCGGCTTCCATGGCTCGGAAGGGCGGATATGACTATTTTTGTACCACCTTGTCCATAAGCCCGCTTAAAAACGCCGGGAAGCTTATGGAGATCGGGGAGGCCCTGGCAGAGGAATATGGGGTTTCTTATCTGCCTTCCGATTTTAAAAAGCGGGAGGGATATAAGCGTTCCATAGAGCTTTCAAAGGAATTTGGCCTTTACCGGCAGAATTACTGCGGCTGTATTTTTTCTAAAAGGGAAGAAAGGGCGGGAAGCGTACCGAAATAAAAACATGATCGGGGAGAATTGCACTTTACACAGGGCAAGGAACGCGATAGAATAAAGATAATCTGTGTTTTTCACAAAAAAGAGGATTATTAATTTAGGAGGGTACAAATTCATGAATGTATTGATTATCAATTGCGGAAGCTCTTCTCTGAAATATCAGCTGATTGATTCCGAAACAGAGCAGGTTCAGGCAAAGGGCCTGTGCGAGAGGATCGGCATAGACGGCCGTCTGATCTATCAGCCGGCAGGCGGGGAAAAAGAAGTGACAGAGGCGCCTATGCCCACTCATACAGAGGCGATTCAGATGGTTCTGGACGCGCTTGTAAACGCAAAGACCGGAGTTATGAAGTCCCTGGATGAGGTGGACGCCATCGGACACCGCGTGCTGCATGGCGGAGCGAAGATTACGGAGTCCTGTGTCATCGACCAGGCTGTTGTGGATGTCATCGAAGAGTGCTGTGATCTGGGCCCTCTCCATAATCCGGCCAACCTGAAAGGTATTTATGCCTGCCAGAAGCTGATGCCCGGAAAGCCCAATGTAGCAGTTTTTGATACGGCTTTCCACCAGACGATGCCCACCAAAGCGTTTATGTATGGACTTCCCTACGAATATTATGAGAAATACCATATCCGGAAATATGGGTTCCATGGAACCTCCCACAGCTTTGTGTCCAAAGAGACGATTAAATTCCTCGGCCTCGATGCGGATAATTCCAAGGTCATTGTCTGCCATTTGGGCAACGGCGCGTCCATCAGTGCAGTGAAAAACGGTAAATGTGTGGATACCAGCATGGGCCTGACTCCATTGGAGGGACTTGTGATGGGAACGCGCTCCGGCGATATCGATCCGGCTGTGGTAGAATATATCTGCAATAAAGAGAATAAGACAGTCAGTGAGATGCTGAATATCCTGAATAAGAAATCAGGCGTATTCGGCCTGACCAAAGGCCTCTCCAGCGACTTCCGCGATCTGGAGGAAGCCATGGCAGACGGCAATCAGCTGGCGGCAGACGCCATCGATATTTTCTGTTACCGCGTGGCTAAGATAGTAGGCTCTTATGTGGCTGCCATGAACGGTGTGGATGCCATTGCGTTTACGGCCGGCATTGGCGAGAACGCTCCTCTGATCCGTGAAAAGGTATGTGAATATCTCGGATACCTGGGCGTAAAGATCGATGCGGCAAAGAATAACAGCCGTGGCAAAGAAGTGGTGATTTCTGCAGACGATTCAGCAAAGAAGGTCGCTGTGGTGCCCACCAACGAAGAACTGGCGATCATGAGAGAGACAGTGGCTCTTGTAAAATAAAGGTCAGATTGTGATAAAAAGATAAATGGCGAACTGCCGGCGGGGTTGGGCAGTTCGTCTTTTTATATCATAGGAAAGTGCGTTCCATGAAAGAAAAAACCACCGGGCAGGAAGCACACAAGGGAGGTTTGAAATTAACTGACTATTCAATAAAAAGTTTTTATTTACAAACGGAATAAATGATTGTATGATAAAACACAAGTTACTGATGTGTATAACTTCATAAATGAGAACGGAATCGCCATATTTTAAGTGGCACAACGGAGTGCTGTAGATACAGACAAAATTTAGTCTGTATCTGCTGTGCTCCTTTTCTTTTATGAAGGCATTGCCGGAAGAGAGGAGACAGATTATGGATAGAAAACAGGCGGTAAAAAACAAGCGGCGTCCCGGTTTGTATGATGAAAGCTTTGAGCATGACAATTGCGGCATAGGAGCTGTGGTGAACATTAAAGGAATCAAGACGCATCAGACCGTGGAAAATGCGCTGAAAATCGTTGAGAACCTGGAACACAGAGCCGGAAAAGATGCGGAGGGAAAGACGGGTGACGGCGTGGGAATCCTGCTGCAAATTTCCCATAGGTTTTTTAAAAAAGCGGCGGCAGAGTGCGGTATCGCTCTGGGCGGAGAGAGAGAGTACGGTATAGGCATGTTCTTTTTTCCTCAGGATGAGCTAGCCAGGAACCAGGCCAGGAAGATGTTTGAAATCATAGTGGAAAAAGAAGGAATGGAATTCCTGGGATGGCGAAAGCTTCCAACGAATTCTTCCATATTGGGAAAAAAGGCATTGGATTGTATGCCATGTATCGAACAATGTTTCATACAGAAACCGGAAGAAGTGGAAACAGGGGTGGATTTTGATCGGAAGCTTTATGTGGCCAGACGTGTATTTGAACAGAGTAACGATAATACCTATGTAGTCTCTTTGTCCAGCCGTACTATTGTTTATAAAGGAATGTTTCTGGTGAAAGAGCTGCGCCTGTTTTTTGTGGATTTGCAGTCTCAGAATTTTGAATCCGCCATTGCCGTAGTCCATTCCAGATTCAGTACAAATACCACTCCCAGCTGGATGCGCGCGCATCCTTATCGCCTGATCGTGCATAACGGAGAAATCAACACCATCCGCGGGAATGTGGACCGAATGCTGGCCCGTGAGGAAAATATGGAATCTGAATTTACAAAGGAAGAAATGCTTAAGGTGGTTCCGGTGGTAAATCAATCGGGTTCAGATTCGGCCATGCTCGACAATACACTGGAGTTTCTTGTGATGAGTGGTATGGAACTGCCACTTGCCGTAATGATCACTATCCCGGAGCCCTGGGCTAATGATAAATATATGAGTCAGAAAAAAAAGGATTTCTATCAATATTATGCCACAATGATGGAACCTTGGGATGGGCCGGCTTCCATCGTGTTCAGCGACGGGGATATTTTAGGAGCGGTTCTGGACCGGAACGGCCTTCGCCCATCACGGTATTATGTTACGAATGACGGATATGTGATTCTTGCATCGGAAGTGGGAGCTCTGGAAATTCCGACGGAAAAAGTATCGAGAAAAGAGAGACTCCGGCCGGGAAAGATGCTTTTGATTGATACAGTCAGGGGCGAGGTGGTGGACGACGATACTCTGAAAGGCCGTTTTGTAGACAAAAAGCCCTATGGGGAATGGCTGGACAGCAATCTGGTAAAGCTTGGAAACCTTAAAATTCCCAATAAGAAGGTTCCCGGCTTTACAGAGGAAGAACGGGCAAAACTTCAGAAAGCATATGGATATACCTACGAACAGTATAAGACTATGATTCTTCCCATGGCCAGAGATGGAGCAGAGGCGGTATCCTCAATGGGGGCAGACAGTCCGCTGGCGGTTCTTTCCAAGCAGCATCAGCCGCTGTTCAATTATTTTAAACAGTTATTCGCGCAAGTGACAAATCCGCCCATTGACGCCATTCGGGAAGAAATTGTAACCTCTACGGCGGTATATATAGGATGTGACGGAAATCTTTTAAAGGAGGTTCCAGAAAACTGCAGGATTTTAAAGGTGAACAACCCGATTCTCACCGATACGGATCTTTTGAAAATAAAAAATATGAAGATTCCCGGATTGAAGCCTGCGGTGATTCCTATTATCTATTATAAAAATACGTCTTTAGAACGGGCAATCGACCATTTGTTTTTGGAAGTGGATCGGGCGCACAGGAACGGAGCGAATATTCTGATTCTTTCAGACAGGGGAATTGATGAAAATCATGTGCCGATTCCTTCTCTAATGGCCGTTTCCGCACTGCAGCAGCATTTGGTGAAGACCAAGAAGCGTACTTCCGTAGCCATGATCCTGGAAAGCGGGGAGCCCAGAGAAGTCCATCATTTTGCCACACTGCTGGGCTATGGGGCGTGTGCCATTAATCCATATCTTGCTCATGAATCTATTCATTATCTAATTGAATCCGGTATGCTTGACAAGGATTATTATGCTGCGGTAGATGATTATAATCTGGCGGTCCTTCATGGCATTGTGAAAATTGCCTCTAAAATGGGGATTTCTACCATTCAATCCTATCAGGGGTCTCAGATTTTCGAGGCCATAGGCATCAGCAGAGAGGTGATAGACCGGTATTTTACCAATACAGTGAGCCGGGTGGGAGGAATCACTCTGAAGGATATCGCGGCGGATGTGGACGCCCTTCATTCGGCGGCCTTCGACCCTCTAGGCCTTCAAGTAGACCTAACCCTGGAAAGTGTGGGAAGCCATAAATCCCGTTCCGGAAAAGAAGAACATTTGTACAATCCCAAGACCATTCATCTCCTTCAGGAATCCACGAGGACAGGAGATTATGAGATGTTTAAGGAATATTCAGAGATGCTCCACGAAGAAAAGAACCCACTGAATCTTCGCGGGCTTCTGGATTTTAATTTCCCCCAAAAGGGTGTGTCGGTCGAAGCAGTGGAAAGTGTAGATTCCATTGTAAAGAGATTTAAGACAGGAGCCATGTCTTATGGATCTATTTCGCAGGAGGCCCACGAAACCCTGGCGCTGGCCATGAACGCCATTCATGGAAAATCCAATACCGGCGAAGGCGGTGAAGCGCTGGAGCGTCTGGATACGAAGGGAGTGGCAGGGAAAGACTGCTGTTCGGCCATTAAACAGGTGGCATCTGCCCGCTTTGGCGTGACATCCCGTTTTCTGGTAAGCGCGGATGAAATCCAGATAAAGATGGCGCAGGGGGCGAAACCGGGAGAAGGCGGACAGCTTCCCGGGAAAAAGGTCTATCCGTGGGTAGCGAAAACAAGACATTCCACTCCGGGCGTGAGTCTGATCTCTCCCCCGCCCCATCACGATATCTATTCCATAGAGGATTTGGCACAGTTGATCTATGATTTAAAAAATGCCAATAAAAATGCCAGAATCTCTGTAAAGCTGGTATCGGAAGCAGGTGTGGGGACGGTGGCGGCAGGAGTGGCGAAAGCCGGCGCTCAGGTTATCTTGATATCCGGATTCGACGGCGGAACCGGTGCTGCGCCCAGAAATTCCATTTATAATGCAGGACTTCCTTGGGAACTGGGGCTTTCGGAGACTCATCAGACTCTGATCATGAATGATTTGCGGGATAAGGTGATCCTGGAGACAGACGGAAAGCTGATGAATGGCCGTGACGTGGCGGTAGCCGCAATGCTTGGCGCGGAGGAATTTGGATTTGCAACTGCGCCTCTGGTGACCATGGGATGTGTTATGATGAGAGTGTGCAGCTTGGATACCTGCCCGGTGGGAGTGGCTACTCAGAATCCAAAGCTGAGAAAAAGATTTCGAGGAAAACCGGAATATGTCATCAATTTTATGAAATTTGTTGCCCAGGAGCTTCGTGAATACATGGCTAAACTGGGGGTCTGCACTGTGGATGAGCTGGTGGGACGGACTGACCTTCTGAAAATGAAGCGGGAATTTGATTTTGAACGTGCCGCAACTGTGGATTTATCGGCGATTCTTAACAATCCCTATGTGGGATACAAATTGGCCGGTTATCATAAGAAAAAAGAATATGATTTTATGCTTAAGAAAACGGCCGATGAGAGAGTATTGATGAAGAAGCTCCTGCCGGCACTGGAGATGGGACAGAAAAAGAGTATTGAAATAGATATTAAAAATACGGACAGAACCTTTGGCACCATTTTTGGCTCGGAGATCACAAGACGCTGTCCGGAGGGACTGCCGGAAGATTCTTTTATTATAAAATGCAGCGGCAGCGGAGGACAAAGCTTTGGGGCGTTTATTCCTTCCGGTCTCACATTGGAGGTGGCGGGCGACAGCAACGACTATTTTGGAAAGGGGCTTTCCGGCGGTAAATTGATTATCTATCCTCCTCAAGGCGCACGCTTTTCGGCAGAGGACAATATCATCATCGGAAATGTGGCTCTGTATGGCGCCACGGGTGGAAAAGCCTATATTAACGGTCTGGCAGGAGAGCGTTTCTGTGTCCGTAATTCAGGCGCCTCCGCCGTGGTGGAAGGCGTAGGGGATCACGGCTGTGAATACATGACAGGAGGCCGTGTCGTGGTCCTTGGGAAAACGGGAAAGAATTTTGCGGCAGGTATGAGCGGAGGGATTGCCTATGTATTGGATGAGGCAAATGATCTGTATCGCAGACTCAACAGGGAGATGGTCTCCATGGAAGAACTGACGAATAAATATGATGTTCTGGAATTGAAGAAAATGATCCAGGATCATGTGGCTTATACAAATTCTGCCAGAGGAAAGAAAATACTGGACCATTTTGGGGAGTATCTGCCTCGGTTTAAAAAGATAATACCATATGACTATAAACGTATGCTCAATACTATCATACAGATGGAAGAAAAGGGACTCAGCAGCGAGCAGGCGCAGATAGAAGCGTTCTTTGTGAACGCAAAGGGCGATGAGGAAGGAGGACATTGAGATGGGGAAGCCTACTGGTTTTTTGGAATATGAAAGAGAAACAGGAGAGGTGATGCCGCCGGAGGAAAGGGTTCGGAATTTCCGTGAATTTCACAGATCACTGCCGGTGAAAAGCCAGCGGCTTCAGGGAGCCAGATGTATGGATTGCGGTGTGCCGTTCTGTCAGTCCGGAGTACTGTTTAACGGAATGGTGTCGGGCTGCCCCTTACATAATCTGATTCCGGAATGGAATGATCTTGTTTATTGTGGGAACTGGGAGCAGGCCTATTATCGACTTCGCAAGACCAACAGCTTTCCAGAGTTCACCTGCCGGGTTTGCCCGGCTCCTTGTGAGGCGGCATGCACCTGCAACCTGGCAGGTCCGCCTGTTTCCATTAAAGAAAATGAGAGAAGCATCATAGAGACGGCATATGAAAACGGCTATGTGAAGCCAGAGCCTCCTAAAGTGAGGACAGGAAAACGTATCGCAGTTGTGGGTTCCGGGCCCTCTGGCCTTACCGCGGCAGATCTTTTAAACAAAAGAGGACATCAGGTCACGGTCTTTGAAAGAAAGGACCGCGTCGGAGGATTACTCCGGTATGGGATTCCCAATATGAAACTGGAAAAATGGGTCATTGACAGGAAAGTCGATATCATGGAAAAGGAAGGCGTGGAATTTGTGACTGGCGCCGATATCGGAGTGAACTATAAGGCCATTGATGTGATGAAGCAGTTCGACAGTGTGGTGCTTGCTTGCGGAGCCTCAAATCCAAGGGATATCAAGGCGCCGGGACGCGATTCCCGGGGTATTTATTTTGCGGTAGATTTTTTGGCATCTACGACCAAGAGTTTGTTGGATTCCAATCTGGAAGATGAGAAATATATAAGTGCAAAAGGAAAAAAGGTCATGGTCATAGGAGGCGGAGATACTGGGAACGATTGTGTGGGGACAGTCATCCGCCATGGCTGTGCGTCAGTCATTCAGTTGGAAATAATGCCGAAGCCGCCGGAAAAACGGCTTGACAGCAATCCATGGCCGGAATGGCCGAGGGTGTTGAAGACCGATTACGGACAGGAGGAGGCTATCGCCAGGTTTGGACATGATCCCAGGCTTTATCAGACCACGGTTAAGGAATTTATTCCGGATGCCAAGGGAAACCTGAAGAAGGCCGTTCTTGTGAAGCTGGAAGGAAAGAAGGATTCGAAAAGCGGAAGGATGGCAATGGTTCCGGTGGAAGGCAGTGAAAAAGAAGTAGAAACGGATTTGGTATTGATTGCCGCCGGATTTTTGGGAAGTCAGGAATATGTCACAAAGGCTTTTGGGGTATCCGTTGACGGAATGACGAACGTAAAGACGGAACCGGGA belongs to Qiania dongpingensis and includes:
- the gltB gene encoding glutamate synthase large subunit gives rise to the protein MDRKQAVKNKRRPGLYDESFEHDNCGIGAVVNIKGIKTHQTVENALKIVENLEHRAGKDAEGKTGDGVGILLQISHRFFKKAAAECGIALGGEREYGIGMFFFPQDELARNQARKMFEIIVEKEGMEFLGWRKLPTNSSILGKKALDCMPCIEQCFIQKPEEVETGVDFDRKLYVARRVFEQSNDNTYVVSLSSRTIVYKGMFLVKELRLFFVDLQSQNFESAIAVVHSRFSTNTTPSWMRAHPYRLIVHNGEINTIRGNVDRMLAREENMESEFTKEEMLKVVPVVNQSGSDSAMLDNTLEFLVMSGMELPLAVMITIPEPWANDKYMSQKKKDFYQYYATMMEPWDGPASIVFSDGDILGAVLDRNGLRPSRYYVTNDGYVILASEVGALEIPTEKVSRKERLRPGKMLLIDTVRGEVVDDDTLKGRFVDKKPYGEWLDSNLVKLGNLKIPNKKVPGFTEEERAKLQKAYGYTYEQYKTMILPMARDGAEAVSSMGADSPLAVLSKQHQPLFNYFKQLFAQVTNPPIDAIREEIVTSTAVYIGCDGNLLKEVPENCRILKVNNPILTDTDLLKIKNMKIPGLKPAVIPIIYYKNTSLERAIDHLFLEVDRAHRNGANILILSDRGIDENHVPIPSLMAVSALQQHLVKTKKRTSVAMILESGEPREVHHFATLLGYGACAINPYLAHESIHYLIESGMLDKDYYAAVDDYNLAVLHGIVKIASKMGISTIQSYQGSQIFEAIGISREVIDRYFTNTVSRVGGITLKDIAADVDALHSAAFDPLGLQVDLTLESVGSHKSRSGKEEHLYNPKTIHLLQESTRTGDYEMFKEYSEMLHEEKNPLNLRGLLDFNFPQKGVSVEAVESVDSIVKRFKTGAMSYGSISQEAHETLALAMNAIHGKSNTGEGGEALERLDTKGVAGKDCCSAIKQVASARFGVTSRFLVSADEIQIKMAQGAKPGEGGQLPGKKVYPWVAKTRHSTPGVSLISPPPHHDIYSIEDLAQLIYDLKNANKNARISVKLVSEAGVGTVAAGVAKAGAQVILISGFDGGTGAAPRNSIYNAGLPWELGLSETHQTLIMNDLRDKVILETDGKLMNGRDVAVAAMLGAEEFGFATAPLVTMGCVMMRVCSLDTCPVGVATQNPKLRKRFRGKPEYVINFMKFVAQELREYMAKLGVCTVDELVGRTDLLKMKREFDFERAATVDLSAILNNPYVGYKLAGYHKKKEYDFMLKKTADERVLMKKLLPALEMGQKKSIEIDIKNTDRTFGTIFGSEITRRCPEGLPEDSFIIKCSGSGGQSFGAFIPSGLTLEVAGDSNDYFGKGLSGGKLIIYPPQGARFSAEDNIIIGNVALYGATGGKAYINGLAGERFCVRNSGASAVVEGVGDHGCEYMTGGRVVVLGKTGKNFAAGMSGGIAYVLDEANDLYRRLNREMVSMEELTNKYDVLELKKMIQDHVAYTNSARGKKILDHFGEYLPRFKKIIPYDYKRMLNTIIQMEEKGLSSEQAQIEAFFVNAKGDEEGGH
- a CDS encoding acetate kinase — translated: MNVLIINCGSSSLKYQLIDSETEQVQAKGLCERIGIDGRLIYQPAGGEKEVTEAPMPTHTEAIQMVLDALVNAKTGVMKSLDEVDAIGHRVLHGGAKITESCVIDQAVVDVIEECCDLGPLHNPANLKGIYACQKLMPGKPNVAVFDTAFHQTMPTKAFMYGLPYEYYEKYHIRKYGFHGTSHSFVSKETIKFLGLDADNSKVIVCHLGNGASISAVKNGKCVDTSMGLTPLEGLVMGTRSGDIDPAVVEYICNKENKTVSEMLNILNKKSGVFGLTKGLSSDFRDLEEAMADGNQLAADAIDIFCYRVAKIVGSYVAAMNGVDAIAFTAGIGENAPLIREKVCEYLGYLGVKIDAAKNNSRGKEVVISADDSAKKVAVVPTNEELAIMRETVALVK
- a CDS encoding glutamate synthase subunit beta, which gives rise to MGKPTGFLEYERETGEVMPPEERVRNFREFHRSLPVKSQRLQGARCMDCGVPFCQSGVLFNGMVSGCPLHNLIPEWNDLVYCGNWEQAYYRLRKTNSFPEFTCRVCPAPCEAACTCNLAGPPVSIKENERSIIETAYENGYVKPEPPKVRTGKRIAVVGSGPSGLTAADLLNKRGHQVTVFERKDRVGGLLRYGIPNMKLEKWVIDRKVDIMEKEGVEFVTGADIGVNYKAIDVMKQFDSVVLACGASNPRDIKAPGRDSRGIYFAVDFLASTTKSLLDSNLEDEKYISAKGKKVMVIGGGDTGNDCVGTVIRHGCASVIQLEIMPKPPEKRLDSNPWPEWPRVLKTDYGQEEAIARFGHDPRLYQTTVKEFIPDAKGNLKKAVLVKLEGKKDSKSGRMAMVPVEGSEKEVETDLVLIAAGFLGSQEYVTKAFGVSVDGMTNVKTEPGKHQTNIRHVFAAGDMHRGQSLVVWAIREGREVAREVDESLMGYSNPV
- a CDS encoding epoxyqueuosine reductase QueH, which codes for MRNYQKELDTLLERMKKEAPSLLLHSCCAPCSSYVLEYLSRYFSITVFYYNPNISPEEEYRKRVEEQKRLIRELSERSGSFPIEFVEGSYDPDAFYQMAKGMEHVPEGGERCFGCYELRLRQAASMARKGGYDYFCTTLSISPLKNAGKLMEIGEALAEEYGVSYLPSDFKKREGYKRSIELSKEFGLYRQNYCGCIFSKREERAGSVPK
- the rpoD gene encoding RNA polymerase sigma factor RpoD; protein product: MEKGKFSEDLLKLVELGKSKKSTLDMNDINDFFAGADLTVEQIEDIITYLENNGIDVLRVMNDELTIDEDMVLDADDDAFTLEEEEEEEIDLDAIDFLDGIGTEDPVRMYLKEIGTVPLLTAEEELKLAKRKAEGDQVAKERLIEANLRLVVSIAKRYTGRGMSFLDLVQEGNLGLIKGVEKFDYTKGYKLSTYATWWIRQSVTRALADQARTIRVPVHMVETINKMSKMQRKLTLELGYEPSVTELAGALDMTEEKVMEIMQIAREPASLETPIGEEDDSNLGDFVADSNAVTPEGNVESVMLREHIDTLLEDLKERERQVIVLRFGLEDGHPRTLEEVGKEFNVTRERIRQIEAKALRKLRNPVRSKRIRDFL